The proteins below come from a single Maylandia zebra isolate NMK-2024a linkage group LG23, Mzebra_GT3a, whole genome shotgun sequence genomic window:
- the tab3 gene encoding TGF-beta-activated kinase 1 and MAP3K7-binding protein 3 produces the protein MAQGGSQLDYHILQDLKQRFPEIPEGVVSQCLLQNNNNLDLCCHLLAQESNRYLYGDFHPSPEEGRLNRNHMLHISLGYPGSDASKSNGGAGGVGRSLVHSTSDSHIDPQRPNYPEPLSAPAAMAPSPGYNPFFMNDQSRSASTPTPPPTMPGMSPTYSSVSHYTMNPITVTLSQSIPNVPQALQIPPGHYANNTNPSLYIRPSPSQSPQPAPWSSSGAPVYQHQQSPYSTPTYGSPYSSPQHQVQAQPQPQPQLQPQLQPQHQPQHQQYVFLPISSPTLPSMPYHHQQPPQQQPPVYRPYQTKNLLKNQIEITLEGPRPRSNSPVHTPHPQGQLYMSTSSSPSSPSRGIAMSAGPQSYHPGVYMQGRPRPASSPQPGQSAYTFKIKVSPGGQAQRPPSSPPVTEAEPILNIVDQGAHNAAPAPILPISALPGTITSQFQPMPRRSSSGSDDYAYTQALLLHQRARMERLMKELRLEQQKLEQLKGDVNNMEYDALQRRFRRVNSTSLIPRPEEMTRLRSQNRQLQIDIDCTLKETDLLQSRGKFDPKAMNNFYDNIQPGPVVPPTSGKKEGTQASKRVPQTDEDFEGAQWNCESCTFLNHPALNRCEQCEMPRYT, from the exons ATGGCGCAGGGAGGCTCTCAGCTCGACTACCACATCCTGCAGGACCTCAAGCAGCGTTTCCCAGAGATCCCAGAGGGGGTAGTGTCACAGTGCCTTCTGCAG AACAACAATAACCTGGATCTCTGCTGCCATCTGCTGGCTCAGGAGAGTAACAGATACCTGTATGGTGATTTCCATCCCAGTCCAGAGGAGGGGCGGCTGAACCGAAATCACATGCTACACATTAGCTTGGGCTACCCAGGTTCAGATGCAAGCAAATCAaatggaggagcaggaggagtaGGGCGCTCCCTAGTGCACAGCACCAGTGACAGTCACATCGATCCGCAGCGACCCAACTACCCCGAACCGCTGTCAGCTCCTGCCGCCATGGCTCCTTCCCCTGGATACAATCCTTTTTTCATGAATGATCAGAGCCGCTCGGCCAGTACTCCCACCCCTCCACCCACAATGCCAGGCATGTCTCCCACATACTCTTCTGTTTCACATTACACCATGAACCCTATAACAGTCACTCTTTCGCAAAGCATACCCAACGTCCCACAAGCTCTGCAGATCCCTCCTGGACACTACGCAAACAACACCAACCCAAGCCTGTACATTCGACCCTCGCCATCTCAAAGCCCACAGCCAGCACCCTGGTCCTCCTCAGGTGCACCTGTCTATCAACATCAGCAGTCCCCTTACAGCACTCCCACATACGGCTCACCTTACAGCTCCCCACAGCATCAGGTCCAGGCGCAGCCCCAACCGCAACCCCAGCTGCAACCCCAGCTGCAACCCCAGCACCAGCCCCAGCACCAGCAGTATGTCTTCCTCCCTATTAGCTCCCCAACTCTTCCCAGCATGCCCTACCATCACCAGCAGCCGCCCCAGCAACAGCCTCCTGTTTACAGGCCGTACCAAACAAAGAACCTCCTTAAGAACCAGATAGAGATTACTCTGGAGGGTCCGCGGCCTCGCAGCAATTCACCTGTGCACACTCCTCACCCCCAGGGACAACTTTACATGTCTACCAGTTCTTCGCCCAGCTCCCCTTCGAGGGGCATTGCAATGAGTGCAGGTCCGCAGTCGTACCACCCTGGGGTGTACATGCAGGGAAGACCTCGGCCCGCCTCGTCCCCTCAACCGGGGCAGTCAGCCTATACGTTCAAAATCAAAGTGTCCCCAGGAGGCCAGGCTCAGAGGCCCCCGAGCTCACCACCCGTCACTGAAGCCGAGCCTATTCTCAACATAGTAGACCAAGGGGCGCACAACGCCGCCCCTGCACCCATCCTGCCCATCTCCGCTCTACCGGGGACTATCACCAGTCAGTTTCAGCCAATGCCCAGACGTTCCAGCTCGGGCTCTGATGACTATGCCTACACGCAAG CTCTCCTGCTCCACCAGCGGGCGAGGATGGAGCGTCTGATGAAGGAGCTGCGGCTGGAGCAGCAGAAACTCGAGCAGCTGAAGGGTGACGTCAACAACATGGAATACGATGCCCTTCAAAGACGCTTCCGACGAGTCAACTCCACCAGTCTTATCCCCCGA CCTGAGGAGATGACCCGACTACGCAGTCAGAACCGACAGCTTCAAATTGATATTGACTGTACACTGAAGGAAACAGATCTACTGCAGTCTAGAG GGAAGTTTGACCCCAAAGCAATGAACAACTTTTATGACAACATTCAGCCTGGTCCTGTGGTGCCACCCACATCTGGAAAGAAAG aAGGGACACAGGCCTCGAAGCGGGTGCCCCAGACGGACGAGGACTTTGAAGGCGCCCAGTGGAACTGTGAAAGCTGCACCTTCCTCAACCACCCTGCACTAAACCGCTGTGAACAGTGCGAGATGCCACGCTACACCTGA
- the prrg1 gene encoding transmembrane gamma-carboxyglutamic acid protein 1, translated as MGSVFLPAEAAHSVLRRLRRANFFLEEIKQGNIQRECREETCTYEEAREAFENEEKTRQFWEEYVRESSPPGGLEAAVGGIHSLYLIVPLLLVVVIIAGVAITVWRCHSRKRSQRSPSMGLSHHNNVLSVVSMDHWGREYHGDQSELSIHSSPAYPGSEFTSGHGSAGDPPPSYEEAVGHTDVQIETEPPPQYEDIVNNSSVSVSGGQGK; from the exons ATGGGGAGTG TGTTCCTGCCAGCAGAAGCGGCCCACTCGGTCCTGCGGAGGCTGCGCAGGGCCAACTTTTTTCTGGAGGAAATAAAGCAGGGTAACATCCAGAGGGAGTGTCGGGAGGAGACCTGCACCTATGAGGAGGCCCGGGAAGCTTTTGAGAACGAAGAGAAGACG AGGCAGTTCTGGGAAGAATATGTGCGTGAAAGCAGTCCGCCTGGAGGCCTGGAGGCGGCGGTGGGCGGGATCCACTCGCTCTACCTGATTGTGCCGCTGCTGCTGGTCGTGGTCATCATCGCCGGCGTCGCAATCACTGTGTGGCGCTGCCACTCCCGCAAACGCTCACAACGCAGCCCCAGCATGGGACTCTCGCATCACAACAACGTCTTGTCAGTGGTCTCTATGGACCACTGGGGGAGGGAATACCACGGTGACCAATCAGAACTCAGCATCCACAGCAGCCCAGCGTATCCAGGCTCAGAGTTTACGTCAGGGCACGGAAGCGCCGGCGACCCGCCGCCATCTTACGAAGAGGCTGTGGGCCACACGGACGTCCAAATAGAGACTGAGCCGCCCCCACAGTATGAGGACATAGTCAACAACAGTTCTGTTAGTGTCAGTGGGGGCCAAGGGAAGTGA
- the cpox gene encoding oxygen-dependent coproporphyrinogen-III oxidase, mitochondrial: protein MATIVFYSVNKTAHSAARRCLTSPLKGLASAGESVSRLASTHSRSVPLLPGTRWFSRGTGVRFMSHGTAGRSGNTRRGALALSGAAAVTAAAAVAGFLANTDHFQRAEMATRVPRAAKETGEEADILQRCRGFMSPPVTDISVLQGNKDEMRTKMEMLIMETQADFCKALEKVDGGTFRVDRWKRKEGGGGISCVMQDGKVFEKAGVNVSVVFGNLTEEAAKQMRSRGKVLKGKDGKLPFVAMGVSSVIHPKNPHIPTVHFNYRYFEIEEEDGTKQWWFGGGTDLTPVYIDKEDAFHFHKTLKEACDKHHPQHYPDFKKWCDRYFYVRHRGETRGIGGIFFDDLDSPNQEEVFSFVKSCARTVVPCYLPIVYKHLNDSFSDEEKDWQQVRRGRYVEFNLVYDRGVKFGLATPGSRIESILMSLPLTARWEYMHEPAKGTREAEMLDALRNPKDWV, encoded by the exons ATGGCCACCATCGTCTTTTACTCGGTGAACAAAACGGCTCACAGCGCCGCGAGACGATGTTTAACTTCTCCGTTAAAGGGGCTCGCTAGTGCCGGAGAGTCCGTTTCGCGGCTAGCCTCCACTCACAGTCGGTCAGTGCCTTTGCTTCCGGGAACGAGATGGTTTTCGAGGGGTACCGGCGTGAGGTTCATGTCCCATGGGACCGCAGGCAGGTCCGGGAATACCAGGAGGGGAGCCCTGGCGCTCAGCGGAGCCGCAGCAGTAACAGCGGCGGCGGCCGTAGCGGGGTTTCTAGCTAACACTGACCACTTCCAGCGCGCAGAGATGGCAACGAGGGTCCCCCGAGCCGCAAAGGAGACGGGGGAAGAAGCGGACATTCTTCAGAGGTGCCGGGGCTTCATGTCTCCGCCGGTGACTGACATTAGTGTGCTGCAGGGGAACAAGGACGAGATGCGTACGAAGATGGAGATGCTGATCATGGAGACTCAGGCCGACTTCTGCAAAGCCCTGGAGAAAGTGGACGGTGGGACGTTCAGGGTTGACCGGTGGAAGAGGAAGGAAG GTGGTGGAGGCATCAGCTGTGTGATGCAGGACGGAAAGGTGTTTGAGAAGGCGGGTGTTAATGTGTCGGTGGTGTTTGGGAACCTGACAGAGGAGGCGGCGAAGCAgatgaggagcagaggaaaggTCCTCAAAGGGAAAGATG GTAAACTGCCATTTGTTGCCATGGGAGTAAGCTCCGTTATTCACCCCAAAAACCCCCATATTCCCACTGTGCACTTCAACTACAGATACTTTGAGATTGAGGAGGAAGATG GCACTAAGCAGTGGTGGTTCGGTGGAGGCACAGACCTGACCCCGGTGTATATAGATAAGGAGGATGCCTTTCATTTCCACAAAACCCTGAAGGAGGCCTGTGACAAGCACCACCCACAGCACTACCCCGACTTTAAGAAATG GTGTGACAGGTACTTCTACGTCCGCCACAGAGGAGAGACCCGCGGTATAGGAGGAATCTTCTTTGACGACCTGGACTCCCCGAATCAGGAGGAAGTGTTCAGCTTCGTCAAGAGCTGCGCCCGCACGGTGGTGCCCTGCTATCTGCCCATCGTGTACAAACATCTCAATGACTCTTTTTCTGATGAGGAGAAGGACTGGCAGCAGGTTCGACGAGGCCG GTATGTGGAGTTTAACCTGGTGTACGACAGGGGAGTGAAGTTTGGCCTGGCCACGCCCGGCTCAAGAATCGAGAGCATCCTCATGTCCCTCCCACTCACCGCAAG GTGGGAGTACATGCACGAGCCTGCCAAAGGCACCCGGGAGGCTGAGATGCTGGATGCGTTACGAAACCCCAAAGACTGGGTGTGA
- the tmem47 gene encoding transmembrane protein 47 → MASSVSGTEEVRVTALTPLKLVGLVCVFLALCLDVGAMLSPAWVTADDQYSLSLWASCWKPVSSEDWSCNSTLATDWQIATLALLLGGAALTLLAFLVALFSLCFGSRSRCYKPVAVMLFSAVVLQVCSLVLFPIKFIETVSLRIYHEFNWGYGLAWGSTIFSFGGALLYCLNPKNYEDYY, encoded by the exons ATGGCTTCATCCGTGAGCGGCACAGAGGAGGTGCGGGTGACGGCGTTGACGCCCCTGAAGTTGGTGGGACTTGTGTGCGTCTTTCTCGCTCTCTGCCTGGATGTCGGTGCCATGTTGAGCCCGGCGTGGGTCACCGCGGATGATCAGTACTCCCTGTCCTTGTGGGCGTCTTGCTGGAAGCCCGTCAGCTCCGAGGATTGGTCCTGCAACAGCACGCTGGCCACGG ACTGGCAGATCGCCACCCTGGCTCTGCTGTTGGGGGGAGCAGCCCTCACGCTGCTCGCCTTCCTCGTGGCGCTGTTCTCCCTGTGCTTTGGCTCCAGGAGTCGCTGCTACAAGCCTGTGGCCGtcatgcttttctctgcag TTGTGCTCCAAGTGTGCAGCTTGGTTCTCTTCCCCATCAAGTTCATAGAGACGGTCAGTCTGAGGATCTACCATGAATTTAACTGGGGCTACGGCCTGGCATGGGGATCCACCATCTTCTCTTTCGGAGGCGCCCTCCTCTACTGCCTCAACCCCAAAAACTATGAAGACTACTACTGA